A stretch of Lactuca sativa cultivar Salinas chromosome 6, Lsat_Salinas_v11, whole genome shotgun sequence DNA encodes these proteins:
- the LOC111901201 gene encoding uncharacterized protein LOC111901201, producing MMAKVVVVSGIVAVLGITSMVAGFAAEPTRIKASKVYIEHLSCVYPSSHSIRFGILALVCTIISRILLLIVVGCCCRPSGYTSTPIKNSNVFNILSWIASVVAVILFLVGLVVYNQERMQEKYHGRLTCDVVKPGLFVSGALFSFFSSFFGIVAYTSVSSSIQTTSQLDIELPVGDVDVEKSPVHP from the exons ATGATGGCCAAAGTGGTGGTGGTTAGCGGCATCGTGGCGGTGCTTGGAATAACATCTATGGTAGCAGGTTTTGCTGCTGAACCTACTAGGATTAAG GCATCAAAAGTTTATATCGAGCATTTATCATGTGTTTATCCTAGTAGTCATTCGATCCGATTTGGAATATTGGCGCTTGTGTGCACAATAATAAGTCGAATCCTTTTACTCATTGTAGTCGGGTGTTGTTGTCGTCCTAGTGGCTACACATCAACCCCGATCAAAAACAGTAATGTCTTCAATATCTTGTCATG GATAGCGTCGGTTGTAGCAGTGATTCTATTTTTAGTAGGTttggtggtatataatcaagagCGCATGCAAGAAAAATACCATGGTAGGCTTACGTGCGACGTCGTAAAGCCTGGGCTCTTTGTATCTGGTGCCTTGTtttcattttttagttcttttttcGGGATTGTGGCTTATACTTCTGTATCTTCGTCTATACAAACAACCTCACAGCTTGACATTGAGCTACCCGTTGGTGATGTTGATGTAGAGAAAAGCCCTGTGCATCCATGA
- the LOC111901238 gene encoding subtilisin-like protease, producing the protein MSPLMAFIVVLALTTLLTCFSANAADLETYIVHLTSPNDLEFYQKEDLQSWYNSFLPKTTTVSNDQPTMVFAYHNVLTGFAAKLSAEHVKAMESMNGFVSARPQRFYKTQTTHTPNFLGLHQNLGFWASSNYGKGVIIGVLDTGTTPGHPSFDDTGVSPPPAKWKGKCEISGCNNKLIGLRDLTEGENGTRFDQDGHGTHTSSTAAGNFVNDANVFGNAQGTAVGMAPLAHLAMYKVCTVEDCTESAILAGMDAAVEDGVDVLSLSLGAESVPFYEDGIALGAFNAIQKGIFVACSAANSGPFNSTLSNEAPWILTVGASTLDRKIAVSVSLGNKDSLDGESLFQPKDFPKTLLPLVYPGSNGVQDTAWCAEGSLDKVDVKGKLVVCDRGGGIARLEKGQTVKDAGGMGMILLNQESDGASTLADAHVLPASHVGYKGGLAIKAYLNSTASPMATLVFRGTIIGVDSAPTVTSFSSRGPSLASPGILKPDIIGPGVSVVAAWPVSVENNTQNLATFNIESGTSMSCPHLAGIAALLKSAHPYWSPAAIKSAIMTTADQVSLNGQPIEDERELPADIFAIGSGHVNPSKANDPGLVFDIEPDEYIPYLCGLGYTSKQVGIIVSKSVSCSKTIPEAELNYPSFAITLASGQKKTYTRTVTNVGEANSNYVLSAQNISVPYGVTLAISYPRLVFTAVNQKLTYEVTFMWDSKVKIDVPYGQGVMAWSSGKYLVRTPFSIKFV; encoded by the coding sequence ATGTCGCCATTGATGGCGTTCATAGTAGTTCTCGCTCTGACGACCCTTTTAACCTGCTTTTCAGCCAACGCTGCAGACCTTGAAACCTACATTGTCCACTTAACCTCACCCAATGATCTAGAATTTTATCAAAAAGAAGATCTCCAAAGCTGGTACAACTCATTTTTGCCGAAAACCACTACAGTTTCAAATGACCAACCAACCATGGTTTTTGCATATCATAATGTGCTTACCGGTTTCGCAGCAAAACTGTCTGCGGAGCATGTGAAGGCCATGGAATCCATGAACGGGTTTGTCTCCGCAAGACCTCAAAGATTTTACAAGACTCAAACAACTCATACACCCAACTTCTTGGGCTTGCACCAAAACTTAGGGTTTTGGGCTAGTTCCAACTATGGAAAAGGTGTGATCATCGGTGTTCTGGACACCGGAACAACTCCAGGCCATCCTTCTTTTGATGACACCGGAGTCTCTCCTCCACCAGCAAAATGgaaaggaaaatgtgaaatttcaGGATGCAATAACAAATTGATCGGATTGCGGGATCTTACCGAGGGTGAAAACGGTACGCGTTTTGATCAAGACGGACATGGGACCCACACTTCGAGCACTGCGGCCGGAAACTTTGTCAATGATGCAAATGTATTTGGAAACGCTCAAGGGACCGCGGTGGGGATGGCCCCACTCGCACACTTGGCAATGTATAAAGTGTGTACGGTGGAAGATTGTACGGAGAGCGCGATCTTAGCAGGCATGGATGCCGCGGTTGAAGACGGTGTTGATGTGCTTTCACTCTCACTTGGTGCCGAATCCGTTCCCTTTTATGAAGACGGGATCGCGTTAGGTGCATTTAATGCTATACAAAAAGGTATTTTTGTAGCATGTTCCGCAGCTAACTCGGGCCCGTTTAATTCAACGTTATCAAACGAGGCCCCGTGGATTCTCACCGTAGGGGCTAGCACACTCGATCGGAAAATAGCCGTATCCGTTTCTCTCGGAAACAAAGATTCCCTCGATGGTGAATCGTTATTCCAACCTAAAGATTTCCCAAAAACCCTACTCCCGTTGGTGTACCCGGGCTCGAATGGGGTTCAAGATACTGCATGGTGTGCGGAAGGATCATTAGACAAAGTTGATGTGAAAGGGAAGCTTGTCGTGTGCGATAGAGGTGGCGGGATCGCTAGACTTGAAAAAGGGCAAACGGTTAAGGACGCAGGAGGCATGGGGATGATTCTTTTGAACCAAGAGTCCGATGGTGCAAGTACATTAGCCGATGCTCATGTTCTTCCCGCATCACATGTCGGTTATAAGGGAGGATTAGCGATCAAGGCGTACTTGAACTCAACCGCGTCCCCCATGGCCACTTTGGTATTCCGCGGGACTATAATCGGCGTTGATTCAGCTCCCACGGTTACTTCCTTTTCTTCACGAGGGCCAAGCCTGGCGAGCCCAGGAATCCTGAAACCCGACATTATTGGCCCTGGCGTGAGTGTTGTTGCAGCGTGGCCAGTGTCTGTCGAGAACAACACACAAAACCTCGCTACATTTAACATTGAGTCGGGTACTTCAATGTCTTGCCCGCATCTCGCGGGCATAGCGGCATTATTGAAATCCGCTCACCCCTATTGGTCACCCGCGGCAATAAAATCCGCGATCATGACCACGGCCGATCAAGTTAGCCTAAACGGTCAACCAATTGAAGATGAACGCGAGCTCCCTGCAGACATCTTTGCCATCGGTTCGGGACACGTAAATCCATCAAAAGCCAATGATCCCGGGCTTGTTTTCGACATTGAGCCCGATGAGTACATTCCTTATTTGTGTGGGCTCGGTTATACAAGCAAACAAGTTGGAATCATTGTGTCAAAAAGTGTTTCATGCTCGAAAACTATCCCAGAAGCAGAATTAAACTATCCTTCTTTTGCAATCACATTAGCAAGTGGCCAAAAGAAAACATATACAAGAACAGTGACAAATGTTGGTGAGGCTAATTCGAATTATGTTCTGTCGGCGCAGAATATTAGTGTCCCATATGGAGTAACTCTTGCCATTAGCTATCCTCGTTTGGTATTCACCGCAGTGAACCAAAAGTTAACGTATGAGGTAACGTTTATGTGGGATAGTAAGGTGAAGATCGATGTTCCTTATGGCCAAGGAGTTATGGCTTGGAGTTCGGGTAAATACTTGGTTCGAACCCCGTTTTCTATAAAGTTTGTATAA
- the LOC111901202 gene encoding blue copper protein 1b, which translates to MAASHSIIIFIATLVVLATSISAKEYIVGDKSGWTLDFDYQSWAKDKVFIVGDTLVFNYASGAHTVMKVNGTGFQQCIVSSSNGTLTSGRDIIPLQTPGRKWYICGVGKHCELRNMKLFITVLPQTMAPAPSPVATSASTKLIIPTVYGIVVALFGSILLLFV; encoded by the exons ATGGCTGCATCACATTCAATCATCATCTTCATCGCAACACTTGTTGTTCTTGCGACTTCAATATCTGCCAAAGAATACATTGTTGGGGACAAAAGTGGTTGGACTCTCGACTTTGATTATCAATCTTGGGCCAAGGATAAAGTTTTCATCGTTGGGGATACACTTG TATTCAATTATGCATCTGGTGCCCACACTGTGATGAAAGTCAATGGCACTGGTTTTCAACAATGTATTGTTTCATCTTCAAATGGAACTTTGACAAGTGGAAGAGACATCATTCCACTTCAAACTCCAGGAAGAAAATGGTACATTTGTGGTGTTGGGAAGCATTGTGAGTTAAGAAACATGAAGCTTTTCATCACTGTTCTACCACAAACAATGGCTCCCGCTCCAAGCCCAGTAGCAACATCTGCATCCACTAAACTGATAATACCAACAGTCTATGGCATTGTAGTTGCATTATTCGGTAGTATTTTGTTGCTCTTTGTTTga